The Apis mellifera strain DH4 linkage group LG8, Amel_HAv3.1, whole genome shotgun sequence genome contains a region encoding:
- the LOC725900 gene encoding sodium/hydrogen exchanger 9B1, with the protein MDEEYEDITCCHRITIFHPVIRNMLITKPVVQFFGFDRVTWANLFDITTYLGIIIMAWAVLYFLFDKTMIPNNDGFGLYFLAIFSYCLGNFFSIIPYVKLPPMLGMLLAGLIVRNSGLYNIREELGISTTSKMRTFCITIIMIRFGLQLSFTSITKNTMFIIILAIIPSSIEILIITAYCRFILLFHWEWSFMTGAILSGISPVVIMSTLLALIEQGYGEAKRLDTILCTAACIEAVHVISLFVICFSIVFANDEYKTQWWLYISIGIRDLILGLSIGIFLGICFIFFPHRSHRYVDRYRVTCLVLGSLMCTTGIAKIAISGAGFLSTLTLAFISITGWKILSHKFDSANLRRIIHTLWKLAQPILVGIIGADIDLTLWTISRFGLHLFCILFGLMGRCITAYIVAWSISSFTWKERLFLITASIPKGTLQAALGPLAYEQLRHNEGNEEFEMALNIIMLSIITFFLAPIGYSLMNYTGPIFLEQITEEQRQKERELSYLRILSLLPESPNNQINNQE; encoded by the exons atggaTGAAGAATATGAAGATATCACGTGTTGTCATCGAATAACTATATTTCATCCCGTGATACGAAACATGCTTATAACGAAACCGGTTGTACAGTTTTTTGGATTCGATCGTGTAACTTGGGCAAATTTGTTTGATATAACAACTTACTTAggcataataataatggctTGGGCAgtgttgtattttttattcgacaaAACGATGATACCAAACAACGATGGTTTTGGTTTATACTTTCttgcaatattttcttattgtcttggcaattttttttcgattattccaTATGTAAAACTTCCACCCATGCTTGGAATGTTACTCGCTGGCTTGATCGTTCGCAATTCCGGACTTTACAATATTCGCGAAGAACTTGGTATCTCAACAACCAGTAAGATGAGAACATTTTGTATAACCATTATCATGATACGTTTTGGACTTCAGTTGTCGTTCACCAGTATAACCAAGAATACAatgttcataataattttggcCATCATTCCTTCTTCAATCGAAATACTCATAATCACAGCATATTGCAGattcattttgttatttcattgGGAATGGTCCTTTATGACTGG AGCAATACTTAGTGGTATATCGCCAGTGGTGATCATGAGCACTCTCCTAGCTTTAATCGAACAAGGTTATGGAGAAGCTAAAAGACTAGACACAATTCTCTGCACTGCTGCTTGCATCGAAGCTGTGCACGTTATTTCCCTGTTCGTGATTTGtttttcgatcgttttcgCTAACG atGAGTATAAAACTCAATGGTGGTTATATATATCCATCGGTATTCGCGATTTAATTTTGGGCCTTTCAATAGGAATATTTTTAGGGATTTGTTTCATCTTTTTCCCCCATCGTAGTCAT AGATACGTGGATCGGTATCGTGTAACCTGCTTGGTACTCGGTTCTTTGATGTGCACAACAGGAATTGCGAAGATAGCTATCTCCGGTGCAGGATTTTTATCCACTTTAACGTTGGCATTTATCAGCATAACcggttggaaaattttatcgcaTAAATTTGAT TCAGCTAATTTACGAAGAATCATACATACACTTTGGAAACTGGCACAACCAATTTTGGTCGGAATTATAGGTGCTGACATTGATTTAACACTGTGGACTATATCCAGATTtggattacatttattttgcaTTCTGTTTGGATTAatg GGACGATGCATTACTGCTTATATTGTAGCATGGTCAATTAGTTCATTTACATGGAAagaacgattatttttaattacggcTTCTATACCAAAAGGTACTTTGCAG gCAGCTTTAGGGCCATTAGCGTATGAACAATTGCGGCACAACGAAGGAAACGAGGAATTCGAAATGGCTTTGAACATCATTATGTTATCCATAATTACCTTTTTCCTGGCACCGATCGGATACTCTTTGATGAACTACACCGGACCGATTTTCCTTGAACAAATTACTGAAGAACAACGTCAAAAAGAACGCGAATTAAGTTATTTGcgaattctttctcttttgccAGAATCAcctaataatcaaataaataatcaggAATGA